Below is a genomic region from Scheffersomyces stipitis CBS 6054 chromosome 8, complete sequence.
AACTTCCGATGAGTGGAGATGAGATGCCAACCCTCCAAGATTACCGAATACGCTTTATCGGTCTTATCAGTCTAAAATCTTGCCGAGAGGAGGTGAGATTTTTTCATTGAACACTGGAAGATAAGTGTCTGCCTGACAGGTTTTTGTGTACGCATCCGTGCCGCAGACTTCTTGTGAGGATTAGCGGAAGCTGTGCGTTTGCGACAGTCGTTGCGACAAATGTCTCAAGCAGAAAATCGTCAGAAAGTGATTTTTTAATGATCCCCCACTAGCAGCCTTTAATGGCCATGGTTGTGTGCCCGGGGCGGTCTCCAGattgacgaaatcaagTATAATCTTATTTGAAATTAAATATTAAATGGCATTTAAAAGTGCAGCCAGAGTGAAGGATGAAACGTCGTAAACTCGCAGGCGAGCTGGTCTAGAAGAAACAGGGGTTATTTCCATGACAGAAGAATTACTGGATTCGGAGACAGGCTTCCTTTCGTACCAGAAGTCCCTCTAGCTACAGCAGAATATTGCATTTTTCTGGCACTGGTGCGATATTATTCATTTGTCTGTATTTTCTGCGCACCATGTGCAAATACGCCGAGCGGCTAGGCGCAATGAACAAAAACCACAACGTTTCTAACTCTCCCACTCTACTATTATCAAATCAGactccaacaactctaCTATTTTCCAATGCCAACTAAACTCTCAATTTCAGGTTAGCCTAATAATCGAGAATTAATACTCCTGCACCGTCTTGACAGtgaatagaagaaaaaaaCATGACCAGCCTGGTAAACGAGATAAGGATCGAACTCCCGCCGCGCTTGGTGCCGAGCTCCTATGCTTCAATGAGGTCAGTTGTGGGGGCATTCTTTCGTATGGAAGACGAACCTCCGTAGCGTAAAACAGACTACCAATCCAAAATGGAATCCGGGCCACTACCACTCCAAAATGCTTGGAAATCCTGGGAATCATTGAGGAACTGCTTCACAATCATACAGCACAGATGATCTCTTTCCCCCTCGTTCCATCTCTCGTGTATTCAAGAGAAAATCTCAGAGTTTGTCACAACTCAAAATATTTATTTTTGACAATGTCGCGTATTTTCTATGATACCATCTTTTGTAACTGCAAATCTCGTTCCAGAGATTGTTGCCCTATAATAATATCCCTGGCTCTCAAAAATATTACATATTTCTTATGTAGGGCAGATTTTTTATCTTcagttttttttttgctttGTCTACCCTTTACCTGGAAGATAATTAGAAACCAAATTTTGTAGCCTAAATGTATGACTACGGTGTAGTGGATGTGGTTTGGGAGGGGTATGCTATTCAGTTCCTTTCTCTCCAAGTCGAGCTTCGCGATCTCTTAAGCTAACGAGCTGCCTAATTTTTGTCGCCGTGCAGCCGATTTCATGTCTTTGTACGGGGACCCTCCGTAGATGCCAACTAAAAAGATTAGGGTGGATCTGGAACGCCCACTACGGCTATCGGTTCCTGCTCTTTCGCTGTGAAGTCATGCACTAATAATATATTTAGGAGATAGTATAGACCAGGTGAAACTACAAGGCTAATTAGAAATTCCAACCTTAATTTGTGGTGATTTGGTCCGGGGATATACGAGAGGTGTCTTCTTTCGGACGTAGGCTATTGAATTCCACCATTCTTTCGACATGGCTATGCATTTATTATATACGCTTGTACGTAGAGCATACATATATTATCGTCGTAACATTCGTAGCAGAATCAGCTCATGAATTATTATCCAAGCCCATAATGCTTTATCTTGAGCGGCTGCAACACAAGAACTTGCCGAAGTCTTGAGGGCGTCTCCTACTTAATCAAATCGTGCACTGACACCTTCCCGTTAGATCCCGACGTAGAACCTGTTCTGCCGTTGGGAATCATACTGGTGGCCTTGGGAATGTAGCCTTGGGGTGCTGGTAAAGTGGGATAGCTGGCGCTGTGTTGCGGATGCTGTTCATGGTGAAGCTGTTCTTGGTGTAgatgttcttgatgaagatgttcttgatgaagatgttcttggtgaagatgTTCCTGCggctgctgttgctggtcCAAGTCTAGCGACGTatctctcttcttcttgttgattatGTTGAGGTTCTCGTAGCCAAGACACACCTTCTTGGATCTTTCACAGTTGTAGCATGTAGGTTTGCGTTCGTCACACTTTATCCTTCTCTTACGGCATGTGAAGCAGCcggttctggttcttctctTTATGATGCGGCGCTTGTTCATCAATGCATTATTCTCTTCGTATGGTGAGCCTGCTCCCTGGTGAGAAGGCACTGGACCGGCATTGGGCTGCTGTTGTAATTGGTAGTAGCCGTTAGCTGCGTAAATGTATGGATACTCACCTGGGACTCCAGGCGGCACTCCCGGAGCCGGGCCCATAGCCTGAGGAGGAGGAAACATGGCGGGATAGTAGTACGCATGTTGTGGATACCCtggaggtggtggtggagggGCCTGGTGCACTGGGCCATTCATCTGAGGGTGTGGTTGAGGTGGAGCCATAGCGTTTCCGTAAACGGCAGAACCATTTGGATAGGAAGCGTTGGCGGGATACGACTCGTACGAAAAGGCGTATGGGTTCAGAGTAGGCGCTACGTTCGTTGTCGTTTGATTTGTCAAAGGAGGTGACGAGTTGACTGTGCTGAACTGGTTACTGCTGGCCTGCCTTGACAAGGGGTCTATCGAAGAAGATACCGAGGTTCTTTGGTTAATCTGGTAGTGATTGAAGTAGTCTCCATTGACCGGATTTGAAGGATGTGTGCTGGTGGGACTTGTGGTATTGCTTGAGTTGGCCGTAGCTGTAATATTTGGGTCTGTCAACCTTCTCAAGGGTCCTGGGGGTGGTAGGGAGTACGCTGAAGTAGATGTAAAGGACGATATCCTGGGCACCAAGGGAGACCTGGGAGTTCTCGTATGCTGATAAGTAGGTACCGTGGTTGGCGGAGGAGTCGTGCTAGAAGCGGTGGACGATGCTGGATGTGAATTCGTGGCCACAGGCTTGGCCGCCGTGGAAATCATGAGCTCGGAGACAGAAGGAAGTTGTGGCATTCTGCTAGAGTCTATtatctttgaaaaatgtatgAGTAGAAGGAAATAAATATATTACATGCGCCGGAGCACTATGGAGTTATTAGATTGGGTTCCGTGGGAAGCTATCAGACTGGCTGGGAAGCTGGAAGTGGAATTGGGTGGTACTGATATAGTAAATTCAAATAATCCTCAAATGTGCCTATTCACAGAATAAGCTATGGGGTTGCAGGCAGGTGCAGACGAAAGATGATTTATGCTCGTGCTACGCTAAACTAGAGCTTTTGCTGCTTAGAAGGGTACAGGCAATGAAAGGGCTGTTCTCAGTACTCGGCGTTCATATGACACGTAGAGGATAAAAACAGAAAGTCCAAAAACTGATTAAGTGTCCCCTATGCATCGAAGGGAATCGTAAAAGCTTTTATACAATCTCAGTATGGAGCACTCTTGCAGGGAAGAACTGAACCGTAAAAATgaaatagaaagaaaatcaaaattaAAAATGATACCTTCCTGTATTGGGGATATGCTTGTACGCAAACCAAACGTACAGGCTATGAACAAAATAGATATCGATTCAAATGTCAAGATTAGAGGACATTCTATGTAGTTACTAGGTATTCATTTAGGTCAACAACTAAATAAAATTAATATTACATCAAGCCTACAAAATATAATTTCAGGGATTGCATAATCCAATGCACGTTTTTAAATCCTTGGAAAATACTTTTTAGATGCGTGAAAAAAGTGAGAATCGACTCCCAAGAGACAAAACAATGgaaaaaataaaaataaCTGATGAAAATAAAATAAACATAAAAAAAGCACAACGAAATTTGCCTTTAAAAAATATTCCGTGGTCGTGCAGGGACACAGAATGCGTACATCTCCAGAAAGCCATTATA
It encodes:
- the FST13 gene encoding fungal transcriptional regulatory protein (Probable transcriptional regulatory protein~go_component nucleus~go_function transcription factor activity; zinc ion binding~go_process regulation of transcription, DNA-dependent) — its product is MPQLPSVSELMISTAAKPVATNSHPASSTASSTTPPPTTVPTYQHTRTPRSPLVPRISSFTSTSAYSLPPPGPLRRLTDPNITATANSSNTTSPTSTHPSNPVNGDYFNHYQINQRTSVSSSIDPLSRQASSNQFSTVNSSPPLTNQTTTNVAPTSNPYAFSYESYPANASYPNGSAVYGNAMAPPQPHPQMNGPVHQAPPPPPPGYPQHAYYYPAMFPPPQAMGPAPGVPPGVPGEYPYIYAANGYYQLQQQPNAGPVPSHQGAGSPYEENNALMNKRRIIKRRTRTGCFTCRKRRIKCDERKPTCYNCERSKKVCLGYENLNIINKKKRDTSLDLDQQQQPQEHLHQEHLHQEHLHQEHLHQEQLHHEQHPQHSASYPTLPAPQGYIPKATSMIPNGRTGSTSGSNGKVSVHDLIK